A genome region from Triticum aestivum cultivar Chinese Spring chromosome 2B, IWGSC CS RefSeq v2.1, whole genome shotgun sequence includes the following:
- the LOC123040687 gene encoding uncharacterized protein, protein MESGNRSNPRKNSSSKSNRVAPPESLGRLLQQLKEEKEKLKEGKSEATSERVNSLREEIKALRLDLFGGQGGTRGMSTQPMIHPAPRESRKMEGKSASGSGKQQHQLVSCRPHENEIRQSRAAAPPATPHHDSAMDQQQVHKKVDVSSDGDNNDMKEMDRGKSAQQIAKEEEMAFEANSFASYRKSWESNWGACSRGFFEDTTTVSPMHFTHCTPGCDPGDAAIAGATLQIFTIKFEELKGGLEWPLSVYGVVAARDCVDHSRNLLFSCDRWRSQNLSQEDPFLRLIGPSRAIVFTDDVYFETELRVKGKTLSQDTALVSGRRHYSGGRTISFSNCFCRIELCMERIHETVQATILGVRVKNGPWPFDYGGKVACLSPSRTYKVTGGKVFYTTHAPSMEVVMLASRGRTMPKGSCGYLRLSRHVVSVELEGSLNVVIQAYSESGDITAQGEVCFTPKVCNISQETCFLGDSDPKVEVEITVAWSLLVSNRRHLMMNGMDFGELKEAVSGMGV, encoded by the exons ATGGAGAGTGGAAACCGTTCCAATCCGAGGAAGAACAGTAGCAGTAAGTCCAATCGAGTTGCGCCTCCTGAGAGTCTAGGGCGCTTGCTGCAGCAactcaaggaggagaaggaaaaactCAAGGAGGGGAAGTCGGAGGCGACGTCGGAACGAGTTAATTCACTCCGGGAGGAAATCAAGGCGTTGCGCCTCGACCTATTTGGTGGTCAGGGAGGAACCCGCGGCATGTCGACGCAGCCGATGATCCATCCAGCGCCTCGCGAGTCCAGAAAGATGGAAGGGAAATCTGCTTCCGGTTCCGGTAAGCAGCAGCATCAGCTTGTTTCTTGCAGACCCCATGAGAATGAGATCCGTCAGTCTCGTGCCGCCGCTCCGCCGGCGACGCCCCACCATGATTCAGCCATGGATCAGCAGCAGGTCCACAAAAAGGTTGATGTCTCCAGTGACGGTGATAACAATGATATGAAGGAGATGGATAGAGGCAAATCGGCCCAGCAAATAGCCAAAGAGGAGGAGATGGCCTTTGAGGCCAACAGCTTTGCCTCATACCGTAAAAGTTGGGAATCGAACTGGGGAGCGTGTAGCCGCGGGTTCTTCGAAGACACGA CGACCGTGAGTCCCATGCACTTTACCCACTGCACACCTGGATGCGACCCAGGAGATGCCGCCATCGCTGGGGCCACCCTGCAGATCTTCACTATCAAGTTCGAGGAGTTAAAAGGCGGCCTTGAGTGGCCATTGTCTGTGTATGGTGTGGTTGCTGCGCGAGACTGCGTGGATCACAGCCGCAACCTCCTCTTCTCTTGCGATAGGTGGAGGTCGCAGAACCTCAGTCAGGAA GATCCTTTTTTGCGCTTAATTGGCCCGTCTCGTGCGATTGTGTTTACTGATGATGTTTACTTTGAAACCGAGCTAAGAGTAAAAGGCAAAACATTGTCTCAAGATACAGCATTGGTTAGTGGGAGACGCCACTACAGCGGAGGACGTACCATTTCCTTCAGCAACTGCTTCTGCAGAATAGAGTTATGCATGGAACGAATTCATGAAACTGTCCAGGCCACTATATTGGGTGTCCGTGTCAAAAATGGACCATGGCCTTTTGATTATGGCGGTAAAGTGGCTTGCCTCTCACCATCGCGGACATATAAGGTCACTGGTGGTAAAGTCTTTTATACTACTCATGCCCCATCCATGGAAGTTGTGATGCTTGCTTCACGTGGTAGAACAATGCCTAAGGGTTCATGTGGTTACCTTCGTCTATCAAGGCATGTAGTTTCTGTAGAACTAGAAGGAAGCCTGAATGTTGTCATACAAGCCTACTCAGAATCTGGTGATATCACCGCACAAGGTGAGGTTTGCTTCACGCCCAAAGTTTGCAATATAAGTCAGGAGACATGTTTCTTGGGTGACAGTGACCCTAAGGTGGAAGTGGAGATTACTGTCGCTTGGTCTCTTCTAGTTTCGAACAGGCGTCATTTGATGATGAATGGAATGGACTTTGGAGAGTTGAAGGAAGCGGTCAGTGGGATGGGAGTTTGA